The following coding sequences are from one Gadus macrocephalus chromosome 3, ASM3116895v1 window:
- the LOC132454460 gene encoding tubulin beta-4B chain-like: MREIVHLQAGQCGNQIGAKFWEVISDEHGIDPTGSYHGDSDLQLDRISVYYNEASGGKYVPRAVLVDLEPGTMDSVRSGPFGQIFRPDNFVFGQSGAGNNWAKGHYTEGAELVDSVMDVVRKEAESCDCLQGFQLTHSLGGGTGSGMGTLLISKIREEYPDRIMNTFSVVPSPKVSDTVVEPYNATLSVHQLVENTDETYCIDNEALYDICFRTLKLTTPTYGDLNHLVSATMSGVTTCLRFPGQLNADLRKLAVNMVPFPRLHFFMPGFAPLTSRGSQQYRALSVPELTQQMFDAKNMMAACDPRHGRYLTVAAVFRGRMSMKEVDEQMLNVQNKNSSYFVEWIPNNVKTAVCDIPPRGLKMSATFIGNSTAIQELFKRISEQFTAMFRRKAFLHWYTGEGMDEMEFTEAESNMNDLVSEYQQYQDATAEEGEFEEEGEEEAA; encoded by the exons ATGCGCGAAATTGTTCACCTGCAAGCCGGACAATGCGGAAATCAGATTGGAGCGAAG TTCTGGGAGGTGATCAGCGATGAGCACGGCATTGACCCAACAGGCTCCTACCATGGAGACAGTGATCTGCAGCTGGACCGAATCAGCGTATACTACAACGAGGCCTCAG GGGGAAAATATGTGCCAAGGGCCGTCCTGGTGGATCTGGAGCCCGGCACCATGGACTCGGTTCGCTCCGGACCCTTCGGACAGATCTTCAGACCCGACAACTTCGTCTTTG GCCAGAGTGGAGCAGGAAACAACTGGGCTAAGGGCCACTACACGGAGGGGGCCGAGCTGGTGGACTCGGTCATGGACGTGGTGAGGAAGGAGGCGGAGAGCTGCGACTGCCTGCAGGGCTTCCAGCTCACCCACTCCCTGGGCGGCGGCACCGGCTCCGGCATGGGCACCCTGCTCATCAGCAAGATCCGTGAGGAGTACCCCGACCGCATCATGAACACCTTCAGTGTGGTGCCCTCTCCCAAG GTGTCAGACACAGTGGTGGAGCCCTACAACGCCACCCTCTCCGTCCACCAGTTGGTGGAGAACACAGACGAGACCTACTGCATCGACAACGAAGCTCTGTACGACATCTGCTTCCGCACGCTCAAGCTGACCACGCCCACCTACGGCGACCTCAACCACCTGGTGTCGGCCACCATGAGCGGCGTCACCACCTGCCTCCGCTTCCCCGGCCAGCTCAACGCCGACCTCCGCAAGCTGGCCGTCAACATGGTGCCCTTCCCCCGCCTCCACTTCTTCATGCCGGGCTTCGCCCCGctcaccagcagggggagccagCAGTACCGCGCCCTGTCCGTGCCCGAGCTCACGCAGCAGATGTTCGACGCCAAGAACATGATGGCGGCGTGCGACCCGCGCCACGGGCGCTACCTGACGGTGGCCGCCGTGTTCCGCGGCCGCATGTCCATGAAGGAGGTGGACGAGCAGATGCTCAACGTGCAGAACAAGAACAGCAGCTACTTCGTGGAATGGATCCCCAACAACGTGAAGACGGCCGTGTGCGACATCCCGCCACGCGGCCTGAAGATGTCCGCCACCTTCATCGGCAACAGCACCGCCATCCAGGAGCTGTTCAAGCGCATCTCCGAGCAGTTCACCGCCATGTTCCGCCGCAAGGCCTTCCTCCACTGGTACACCGGCGAGGGCATGGACGAGATGGAGTTCACCGAGGCGGAGAGCAACATGAACGACCTGGTGTCCGAGTACCAGCAGTACCAGGACGCCACCGCAGAGGAGGGGGagtttgaggaggagggagaggaggaagcggCCTAA